The genomic window TTCTCGAGCTGGAGGGAAAGGCCGGCGGCGCGCCGCTGAAATCGAACCGCCTGGCCCTTCCGTCACGCCAAACGGCGCCCAAACCCGCGGCGCGAGTCGCGCCCGAGATTCCCAGCGTCATTGCGCCAGGCGCGCCGCAAGCCGAAGGCGCGCCGGCCGACGCCTTCAACCTGACGGTCAAACCGGCCGGCGCGAATCAGTACAGTTTTTCGAGAAACGAGCTGAACAAGGCTTTGCAGGATCCGAAGCAGTTGCAAAATCTCGGCGGCGTCGAAGTCAATCCGACTGGCGGTGTCACCATCAGCAATGTCCCGGACGGCAGCCTGACGCAGAAACTGGGTTTGCAGCAAGGCGACGTGTTGAACAGGATCAACGGTCAGGCGGTATCCAGCAACAACGATCTCGCGCGCCTGTATCAGCAGTTCGGTCAGGTCAGCCAGATCACGGTGGAAGGCACGCGCAACGGCAAACCGATCAATTTGAGTTACACGGTGCAGCAGTAACAGCGGAGATCAGATGAGTTCGGGATTCCGGTCATGGCTTATTGTTTTTTGCACGTTCGTCCATTTCTCCGCGGCTATGGCCGCGCCCCCGAATTCGGAAAAAGTTACCCTGAATTTCGTCAATGCCGACATCTCGACCGTCATCAAGGCCGTCGGCGAAATCACCGGCAAGAATTTCATACTCGATCCGCGCGTCAATGGCACGGTCAACATCATTTCCTCGCGCCCGGTACCGCGCGACATGGTGTATCAGATTCTGTTGTCGGCGTTGCGCCTGCAAGGCTTCACCGCGATCGAAGGCCCGGGCGTAACCAAGATCCTGCCGGAAGCCGATGCCAAGCAGAACGCTTCGGCGACGGTCGATAAGGACAGCAAGATTTCCGGCGATCGCATCATCACCCAGGTTTATCCGCTCGAATTCGAATCGGCTGCGCCGCTGGTGCCGATCCTGCGGCCGCTGATCACGCCGAACAACACGATCTCGGTCTATCCGAACACGAATACGCTGGTCATCACCGATTATGCCGATAACATAAAACGGATCAGCAAGATCATCGAATCGATCGATCGCCAGTCGGCGGGCGAAACGGTCGTGATCAACCTCCAATACGCATCCGCTGTCGATCTCTCCCAGCTTCTAACCAAGCTCGCCGTCGACGGCGCAAGCGCGCAGGCCGCGGCCGGCGCCGGCGGCGCCCGCTTATCGATCGTCGCCGATCCGCGCAGCAACAGCCTCCTGGTGCGCGCCGATCATCCGAGCTATGTCGAGCGTGTGCGCAAGCTGGTGCAGCAGCTCGACATCGCGGTCACCGCTGGCGGCAGCATCCACGTTGTCCATTTGCGCAACGCCGACGCCGAAAAAATCGCCGAGACGCTGCGCGCGATCCT from Burkholderiales bacterium includes these protein-coding regions:
- a CDS encoding PDZ domain-containing protein encodes the protein MAVSVNSQVARWFKNRWPDLLAFGLLIVLCWLLARWTWQIVSPEAIAEPAGAARVSIDTAAAADFIVAAHLFGTAEAPRPVVQAAVLTSLNVKLKGVFAADGKEPAFAILNSDNQGDRHIKAGGEVKSGVMLAEIHPQHVVLNRDGTMELLELEGKAGGAPLKSNRLALPSRQTAPKPAARVAPEIPSVIAPGAPQAEGAPADAFNLTVKPAGANQYSFSRNELNKALQDPKQLQNLGGVEVNPTGGVTISNVPDGSLTQKLGLQQGDVLNRINGQAVSSNNDLARLYQQFGQVSQITVEGTRNGKPINLSYTVQQ